The following proteins come from a genomic window of Tepidiforma thermophila:
- a CDS encoding YifB family Mg chelatase-like AAA ATPase, producing the protein MLARVLSCAVVGLEGELVQVEIDITRAQLPAVTVVGLPDTAVQESRERVRAAIRNSGLAWPANNRITVNLAPADLRKEGPAYDLPIAIGILLASGQVEGTVTDAVFIGELALTGDVRPVRGVLPMAMTAAAHGVRRAFVPAANGAEAALVSGLTVYPVDSLASVVAHLNGTVPLPVCTAPPPAAIDDPAWVATDFADIVGQEHVKRALEVAAAGGHNVVMKGPPGSGKTLLARAVPGILPPLTTGEAMEVTRIYSVAGLLSPGTGLVTARPFRAPHHTISNAGLIGGGSIPRPGEITLAHRGVLFLDELLEFDPHVLEMLRQPLEDKTVTIARAKQAVTFPASFMLCAALNPCPCGYLGDPERACTCPPTVVSRYQRRLSGPLMDRIDLFVDVPRVPFEKLSAATRGEPSAAVRERVTAARQVQARRFAGTRTATNGEMTAAQVRDFAQSEMEPAAADLVKRAVERLNLSARAFHRVLKVARTIADLAGSPTITAAHMAESIQYRARMD; encoded by the coding sequence ATGCTCGCCCGCGTCCTGAGCTGTGCGGTCGTCGGGCTCGAAGGCGAGCTCGTCCAGGTCGAGATTGACATTACGCGCGCCCAGCTCCCGGCAGTGACCGTCGTCGGGCTGCCGGACACCGCGGTCCAGGAGTCGCGCGAACGGGTCCGGGCCGCTATCCGGAACAGCGGGCTCGCCTGGCCGGCCAACAATCGCATCACCGTCAATCTCGCACCGGCGGACCTTCGCAAGGAGGGGCCCGCCTATGACCTCCCCATTGCCATCGGCATCCTGCTCGCCTCCGGCCAGGTTGAAGGCACCGTAACCGACGCCGTCTTCATCGGCGAGCTGGCGCTCACCGGCGACGTACGCCCCGTCCGCGGCGTGCTCCCCATGGCGATGACGGCGGCCGCGCATGGGGTCCGCCGGGCATTCGTCCCCGCCGCCAATGGCGCTGAGGCGGCGTTGGTCAGCGGCCTCACTGTGTATCCCGTGGATTCGCTCGCGAGCGTCGTCGCTCACCTGAACGGAACCGTACCGTTGCCGGTGTGCACGGCCCCGCCCCCGGCTGCCATCGATGACCCGGCCTGGGTCGCAACCGACTTTGCCGACATCGTTGGGCAGGAGCATGTCAAGCGGGCGCTCGAGGTTGCGGCAGCTGGTGGCCACAACGTCGTCATGAAGGGTCCTCCGGGCAGCGGGAAGACGCTGCTTGCCCGGGCCGTCCCCGGGATCCTCCCGCCGCTGACTACCGGCGAAGCGATGGAGGTGACGCGCATCTACAGCGTCGCGGGACTGCTGAGTCCAGGCACTGGGCTCGTGACCGCCAGGCCGTTCCGTGCGCCACACCACACTATCTCGAACGCCGGGCTGATCGGCGGGGGGTCGATCCCCCGCCCGGGCGAAATCACCCTCGCCCACCGCGGCGTGCTCTTCCTCGACGAGCTGCTCGAGTTCGACCCGCACGTGCTCGAAATGCTGCGCCAGCCGCTCGAAGACAAAACGGTCACCATCGCCCGGGCAAAGCAGGCGGTGACCTTCCCTGCGAGCTTCATGCTGTGCGCTGCCCTGAATCCGTGCCCGTGCGGCTACCTTGGCGACCCCGAGCGTGCCTGCACCTGCCCGCCAACCGTGGTGAGCCGCTACCAGCGCCGGCTGAGCGGCCCGCTGATGGACCGGATCGACCTCTTCGTCGATGTCCCGCGGGTGCCGTTCGAGAAACTGAGCGCCGCCACGCGTGGAGAGCCTTCAGCTGCGGTGCGCGAACGGGTGACCGCGGCGCGGCAGGTCCAGGCGCGGCGTTTTGCCGGAACGCGGACCGCCACCAACGGCGAAATGACGGCGGCCCAGGTGCGGGATTTCGCCCAGTCGGAGATGGAGCCAGCCGCTGCCGACCTGGTGAAGCGTGCCGTCGAGCGGCTGAACCTGTCGGCCCGGGCATTCCACCGGGTCCTGAAGGTGGCGCGGACGATTGCCGACCTCGCCGGTTCCCCGACAATCACGGCGGCGCACATGGCCGAGAGCATCCAGTATCGGGCGCGGATGGACTGA
- a CDS encoding cyclic nucleotide-binding/CBS domain-containing protein: MDRTRLSRFVNQRLSELTLSEPATVSPFIPVRKAVETMNRLGTSCVLAVEQGQLQGIFTERDVLTKCMVDGFDWDQPLSASVLTKQPRVIASTGTVAEAIALMQQHHYRNLPVVEGNWVVGVLRLGDLLRDLAEAYPEDVLNLPPRPHQVMEQPEGG, from the coding sequence ATGGATCGCACCCGGCTCAGCCGGTTCGTCAACCAACGCCTCTCCGAGCTGACCCTCAGCGAGCCAGCCACCGTTTCGCCATTCATTCCCGTCCGGAAGGCCGTCGAGACCATGAACCGACTGGGGACGTCCTGCGTCCTCGCTGTGGAGCAGGGTCAACTCCAGGGGATCTTCACGGAACGCGACGTCCTTACGAAATGCATGGTGGATGGGTTCGACTGGGACCAGCCGCTCAGTGCTTCGGTGCTCACGAAGCAGCCCCGGGTGATTGCCTCCACAGGGACGGTGGCCGAAGCAATCGCCCTGATGCAGCAGCACCACTACCGGAATCTGCCTGTGGTGGAAGGCAACTGGGTTGTGGGGGTGCTGCGGCTGGGCGACCTCCTGCGAGACCTCGCCGAGGCATACCCCGAAGACGTCCTGAACCTGCCTCCTCGCCCTCACCAGGTGATGGAGCAACCAGAGGGTGGATAG
- a CDS encoding HD-GYP domain-containing protein, translating into MASKAQIQTVKADFLDPSLYEDTGLSGVPRLSRGTILGALSRAFDLAEGRKPGHAQRVAYIGVYLASDLGLEPARIEEVYFGCLLHDVGMSVLDPVSIQAAPVATRWARNGRSSAEVLVRPSSGGWSEIIETIARHCETGAAVARRMGFSEPVAAAVLGHHDCWDGSGRPGALRGDAAPLVSRIVALADRFETLLDGDAPPLALRRSGPALVRDMAGRELDPELAHRMAELATRDDFWMGLYDNDLGAGLMALNYGGVLGRDELFEFLGVLSDVVDVRNGREEGSGRRIADMARRVALHCDMTERRADLVKVATLLHDIGTLGVPARYLRKPDILSIDEMSAVQMHPIYARDILGEIPGLGAAAWWVGCHHERVDGKGYPGMLEGSEVPVEAQIIGMCETFDALTNDRPYRRALPRSEAFEIMRGLAGNRFDSYLLARFESVAGPFDA; encoded by the coding sequence ATGGCTTCCAAAGCGCAGATCCAGACGGTCAAGGCGGACTTTCTCGATCCGTCGCTCTACGAAGACACCGGCCTCTCCGGGGTCCCCCGGCTCAGCCGGGGGACCATTCTTGGAGCCCTCAGCCGCGCGTTCGACCTGGCCGAGGGGAGGAAGCCGGGGCACGCCCAGCGGGTCGCCTACATCGGCGTCTACCTCGCCAGCGACCTCGGGCTCGAACCGGCGCGCATCGAGGAGGTGTATTTCGGCTGCCTGCTCCACGACGTCGGGATGTCGGTGCTCGACCCGGTCAGCATTCAGGCTGCGCCGGTGGCGACGCGCTGGGCGCGGAATGGCCGGAGCAGCGCCGAGGTGCTCGTGCGGCCGTCGAGCGGCGGCTGGTCCGAGATTATTGAGACAATCGCCAGGCACTGCGAAACGGGAGCAGCCGTGGCGCGCCGCATGGGCTTCTCGGAGCCCGTCGCCGCGGCCGTGCTCGGTCACCACGATTGCTGGGACGGCTCCGGCAGGCCAGGGGCGCTCCGGGGCGATGCCGCACCGCTGGTCAGCCGAATCGTCGCCCTGGCCGACCGCTTCGAGACGCTGCTTGACGGCGATGCGCCGCCGCTCGCGCTCCGCAGGAGCGGCCCGGCGCTCGTGCGCGACATGGCCGGGCGGGAACTCGACCCGGAGCTGGCCCACCGCATGGCCGAGCTGGCCACCCGGGACGACTTCTGGATGGGACTGTACGACAACGATCTCGGCGCCGGGTTGATGGCGCTGAACTACGGCGGTGTGCTCGGGCGCGATGAGCTGTTCGAATTCCTGGGCGTCCTGAGCGACGTTGTGGATGTGCGAAATGGGCGGGAAGAGGGGTCGGGGCGGCGGATCGCGGACATGGCCCGGCGGGTCGCGCTTCACTGCGACATGACCGAGCGCCGCGCCGACCTCGTGAAGGTGGCCACCCTGCTCCACGACATTGGGACGCTCGGGGTGCCGGCACGGTACCTGCGGAAGCCAGATATCCTCAGCATCGATGAGATGTCAGCTGTCCAGATGCACCCCATCTATGCCCGGGACATTCTCGGGGAAATCCCCGGGCTCGGCGCCGCAGCCTGGTGGGTCGGCTGCCACCATGAACGCGTCGACGGTAAGGGCTACCCGGGCATGCTGGAGGGAAGCGAGGTGCCGGTCGAAGCCCAGATTATCGGCATGTGCGAAACCTTCGATGCCCTGACCAACGACCGCCCATACCGCCGCGCCCTCCCGCGTTCCGAGGCGTTTGAAATCATGCGCGGACTCGCCGGCAACCGTTTCGACTCCTACCTCCTCGCCCGCTTCGAAAGCGTGGCGGGGCCGTTCGACGCCTGA
- a CDS encoding cyclic nucleotide-binding/CBS domain-containing protein, with protein sequence MMPGEPANVIVCPSCGAENIEGADTCERCLSDLSSIDVPEGAQVLKESDLSLPIGAVRWSKALLVQATATVREAVQLMQRERAGAVVVMNGLSIAGIFTDRDVLRKVAPDPSVLDRPVSDVMTPDPVVLREDDMMAYALNKMGVGGFRHIPIVRGDTVIGMLTGRDVLNWVMGRYFD encoded by the coding sequence ATGATGCCCGGAGAACCGGCGAATGTCATCGTCTGCCCGAGCTGCGGCGCTGAGAACATCGAAGGCGCCGATACCTGCGAGCGCTGCCTCAGTGACCTCAGCAGCATCGACGTGCCGGAAGGCGCGCAGGTGCTCAAGGAGTCCGACCTGTCGCTCCCAATCGGGGCTGTCCGCTGGAGCAAGGCATTGCTTGTCCAGGCGACCGCCACCGTCCGCGAGGCCGTGCAGCTTATGCAGCGCGAACGGGCCGGCGCCGTCGTTGTCATGAACGGCCTGTCGATCGCCGGCATCTTCACCGACCGTGACGTGCTCAGGAAGGTGGCCCCCGACCCCTCCGTGCTCGACCGCCCAGTCTCCGACGTCATGACGCCCGACCCGGTCGTCCTGCGAGAGGACGACATGATGGCCTACGCACTGAACAAAATGGGCGTCGGCGGCTTTCGCCACATTCCCATCGTGCGCGGCGACACGGTCATCGGCATGCTCACGGGCCGGGACGTCCTGAACTGGGTGATGGGCCGCTACTTCGACTGA
- a CDS encoding LysR family transcriptional regulator → MELAQLEAFITAADCGSFSRAAELLNVAQPSLSNRIQALEREVGQPLFERMGRGVKLTDAGRAFLPYAQRVMRTLNDGLMMLEGTRDGTAGRLLIGTAPAVGTYVLPRLLKVFCDTHPGVDVLVRTGHSDEVLQMVLDDDVQVGLGRPINHPDVRTVVLYRDELVLVVSAQHRYAKKGSVRVEDLAEDSLILFDRDSGYYGMIMGLFRDLGVVPHQQMQLDSIEATKKMVEANLGIALLPEVSVEREIRLGTLHKVHIESAEPVQRDIAVMYRRNKPQSGPMAGFLDLLGEIYGVRLPR, encoded by the coding sequence ATGGAACTCGCCCAGCTCGAAGCGTTCATTACAGCGGCAGATTGCGGCAGCTTCAGCCGGGCCGCTGAGCTGCTGAATGTCGCGCAGCCGTCGCTCAGCAACCGCATCCAGGCGCTCGAGCGGGAGGTTGGACAGCCGCTGTTTGAGCGCATGGGCCGCGGCGTAAAGCTCACTGACGCCGGCCGAGCCTTCCTCCCCTATGCTCAGCGGGTAATGCGGACCCTCAACGACGGACTCATGATGCTCGAGGGCACCCGCGACGGCACGGCAGGGCGCCTGCTCATCGGCACGGCGCCTGCCGTCGGTACCTACGTCCTCCCGCGGCTCCTCAAGGTCTTCTGCGACACGCATCCCGGCGTCGATGTCCTCGTGCGCACCGGCCACAGCGACGAGGTCCTCCAGATGGTTCTCGACGACGACGTGCAGGTGGGCCTCGGCCGGCCGATCAACCACCCTGATGTCCGCACTGTCGTGCTCTACCGGGATGAGCTGGTCCTCGTCGTCTCGGCTCAGCACCGGTACGCGAAAAAAGGCTCCGTGCGGGTGGAAGACCTCGCGGAGGACTCCCTCATCCTGTTCGACCGCGACTCCGGCTACTACGGAATGATCATGGGCCTCTTCCGGGACCTCGGCGTGGTCCCGCATCAGCAGATGCAGCTCGACTCCATCGAAGCGACGAAGAAGATGGTTGAAGCCAACCTTGGCATCGCCCTGCTCCCTGAGGTCTCCGTCGAGCGCGAAATTCGTCTCGGGACGCTCCATAAGGTGCACATCGAATCCGCGGAGCCGGTGCAGCGCGATATCGCTGTCATGTATCGCCGAAACAAGCCCCAGTCCGGGCCGATGGCCGGGTTCCTCGACCTGCTGGGCGAAATCTACGGCGTGCGCCTGCCGCGCTGA
- a CDS encoding 2-oxoacid:acceptor oxidoreductase subunit alpha, with protein MTTEAQLKPEHQIEELERVTIRFAGDSGDGMQLTGTQFTRTAAVFGNDLATLPDFPAEIRAPAGSLPGVSGFQISFASTEIYTPGDRPDVLVAMNPAALKTNLGDLKPGGLLIVDKDEFEPTNLKKAAYETNPLEDGSLNGYQVVPISITRQNELALEGLPLSAKDKFRCRNFYALGLVLWLYGRTLDTTIKWATEQFKRRPDILEANLRALRAGYNFGETTELFRVQYRVPPAKVPPGVYRHISGNEATALGFVAASVLSGLPLFYASYPITPASDILHELSKLKNFGIKTFQAEDEIAAIGAAIGAAYGGHLGLTGTSGPGLALKSEALNLAVMTELPIVVIDVQRAGPSTGMPTKTEQADLLQAMFGRNGDSYVAIVAPCTPSDCFYMAIEAFRIALKYMVPVVFLSDGYLGNGSEPWRIPDISELPKIEWHYAEPQDGKFNPYLRDPKTLARPWAVPGQRGLEHRIGGLEKSGETGDISYDPRNHHEMTLARKGKVERIVQDIPPLEVTGPEEGDLLVLGWGGTYGSITSACDNARKRGLSVASAHLRYLNPFPGNLGDVLKRYRKVLIPELNTGQLALLIRGRYLVDAIPFNKISGQPFKIAEIEGKIDEVLGLRDEYVLEFTRSAGVSGG; from the coding sequence ATGACTACTGAAGCGCAGCTCAAGCCCGAACACCAGATTGAAGAGCTCGAACGTGTCACCATCCGCTTCGCCGGCGACTCCGGCGACGGCATGCAGCTGACCGGCACCCAGTTCACCCGGACCGCGGCCGTCTTCGGAAACGACCTCGCAACCCTTCCCGACTTTCCGGCGGAGATCCGTGCTCCCGCCGGCTCCCTCCCCGGCGTCTCCGGCTTCCAGATCTCGTTCGCAAGCACCGAAATTTACACCCCGGGTGACCGCCCCGACGTTCTCGTCGCGATGAACCCGGCCGCCCTCAAAACGAACCTCGGCGACCTGAAGCCTGGCGGCCTTCTCATTGTGGACAAGGACGAGTTCGAGCCGACGAACCTCAAGAAGGCGGCCTACGAAACGAACCCGCTTGAGGACGGCTCGCTCAACGGCTACCAGGTCGTCCCGATCTCGATCACACGGCAGAACGAACTGGCGCTCGAGGGACTGCCGCTGAGCGCCAAGGACAAGTTCCGTTGCCGCAACTTCTACGCGCTTGGGCTCGTCCTCTGGCTGTACGGCCGCACACTGGATACCACCATCAAGTGGGCGACCGAACAGTTCAAGCGGCGTCCCGATATCCTCGAAGCAAACCTGCGCGCGCTCCGGGCCGGATATAACTTCGGCGAGACAACCGAACTGTTCCGCGTCCAGTACCGCGTACCTCCCGCCAAGGTCCCGCCCGGCGTTTACCGGCACATCAGCGGGAACGAAGCTACAGCCCTCGGGTTTGTCGCGGCTTCAGTCCTGAGCGGTCTGCCGCTCTTCTATGCGAGCTATCCGATCACCCCGGCCAGCGACATCCTCCACGAGCTCTCCAAGCTGAAGAACTTTGGCATCAAGACGTTCCAGGCCGAGGACGAGATTGCCGCCATCGGCGCGGCCATCGGCGCGGCCTACGGCGGGCACCTCGGGCTGACGGGTACGAGCGGCCCCGGCCTCGCCCTCAAGAGCGAAGCGCTCAATCTCGCTGTCATGACCGAGCTCCCGATTGTCGTCATTGATGTTCAGCGGGCCGGTCCGTCCACGGGTATGCCGACCAAGACCGAGCAGGCCGACCTGCTCCAGGCGATGTTCGGCCGCAACGGTGACAGCTACGTGGCAATCGTCGCGCCCTGCACGCCCTCGGACTGCTTCTACATGGCGATTGAGGCCTTCCGGATCGCGCTGAAGTACATGGTGCCGGTCGTGTTCCTGAGCGACGGGTACCTCGGCAACGGCTCGGAGCCGTGGCGCATCCCCGATATCTCTGAGCTGCCGAAAATCGAATGGCACTATGCCGAACCGCAGGACGGGAAGTTCAATCCGTACCTGCGCGATCCGAAGACCCTCGCCCGGCCGTGGGCCGTCCCCGGCCAGCGTGGACTCGAGCACCGTATTGGCGGCCTTGAAAAATCCGGGGAAACGGGCGACATCAGCTACGACCCCCGCAACCACCATGAAATGACGCTCGCCCGCAAGGGCAAGGTCGAGCGCATCGTGCAGGATATCCCGCCGCTGGAGGTGACCGGCCCCGAGGAGGGCGACCTGCTCGTGCTCGGGTGGGGCGGCACGTACGGCTCAATCACCAGCGCGTGCGACAACGCCCGCAAGCGCGGCCTCAGCGTCGCCTCGGCACACCTTCGGTATCTCAATCCCTTCCCGGGCAACCTCGGCGATGTGCTCAAGCGCTACCGAAAGGTGCTCATCCCCGAGCTGAACACCGGGCAGCTCGCGCTCCTCATCCGGGGGCGCTACCTGGTTGACGCCATCCCCTTCAACAAAATCTCAGGTCAGCCGTTCAAAATCGCCGAAATCGAAGGCAAAATCGACGAAGTGCTCGGCCTGCGCGACGAATATGTTCTCGAGTTCACCCGCAGTGCCGGGGTAAGTGGAGGCTGA
- a CDS encoding 2-oxoacid:ferredoxin oxidoreductase subunit beta — translation MTAPTAPNDGLISPDLPVLTRKDFVTDQEVRWCPGCGDYSILAQMQKMLPELGIPREQIVFISGIGCSSRFPYYVNTYGFHSIHGRAPTIATGLKTARPELTVFVITGDGDGLSIGGNHLLHAMRRNVDLNIILFNNRIYGLTKGQYSPTSEFGKITKSSPYGTTERPLNPIRIALAAGATFVARSVDRDTRHLEEMLYRAAKHRGVSFVEVYQNCNIFNDGAFAAFAEKEVRADRMIYLEHGKPLRFGKENQHGIRLNGFTPEIVENATTDEGLLVHDAHTENITLANILVGMDYPDFPVPIGVFRDVDAPTFDQLVQQQVEEAMAKGKGSLEAVLRAGETWVVE, via the coding sequence ATGACCGCACCAACCGCTCCCAACGACGGCCTGATTTCGCCCGACCTCCCGGTCCTGACCCGCAAGGATTTCGTCACCGACCAGGAAGTGCGCTGGTGTCCCGGCTGCGGCGACTACTCAATCCTCGCCCAGATGCAAAAAATGCTCCCCGAGCTTGGTATCCCGCGGGAGCAGATCGTCTTCATCAGCGGGATTGGCTGCTCCAGCCGGTTCCCGTACTACGTCAATACGTACGGTTTCCACAGCATCCACGGCCGCGCCCCGACCATCGCGACGGGCCTGAAGACGGCGCGGCCCGAGCTGACCGTTTTCGTCATCACCGGCGACGGCGATGGCTTGAGCATCGGCGGCAACCACCTGCTCCACGCGATGCGGCGGAACGTGGACCTCAACATCATCCTCTTCAACAACCGCATTTATGGGCTGACAAAAGGGCAATACTCCCCGACGTCCGAATTCGGGAAGATCACGAAGTCGTCGCCGTACGGCACCACCGAGCGCCCGCTCAACCCTATTCGCATTGCACTCGCGGCCGGCGCTACCTTCGTGGCCCGGTCCGTCGATCGGGATACCCGGCATCTCGAGGAAATGCTCTACCGCGCAGCGAAGCACCGCGGCGTCTCGTTCGTCGAGGTCTACCAGAACTGCAACATCTTCAACGACGGGGCCTTCGCGGCCTTTGCCGAAAAAGAAGTACGGGCCGATCGGATGATTTACCTCGAGCACGGCAAACCCCTCCGCTTCGGGAAGGAGAACCAACACGGCATTCGGCTGAACGGGTTCACGCCCGAAATCGTCGAGAATGCAACGACCGATGAGGGCCTGCTTGTTCACGACGCTCACACCGAGAACATCACGCTGGCCAACATCCTCGTCGGCATGGACTACCCCGACTTCCCGGTGCCAATCGGTGTCTTCCGCGACGTCGATGCACCCACCTTCGACCAGCTCGTCCAGCAGCAGGTCGAGGAGGCGATGGCGAAGGGCAAGGGCTCGCTGGAGGCCGTACTCCGGGCCGGGGAAACCTGGGTCGTGGAGTAG
- a CDS encoding AAA family ATPase: protein MSTRVVSISRQVGTAGEEVAQAVASRLGFRYVDYQVIQEAAAEAGVSPETVSEAEHSPSLLTRILEALARNPAMPAAGWADPVPLATSPLYTSADYRRFLEDVIRDLAERGSCVIVGHAAQVILRERPDTVRVLVTGSPKFRARRIMAGMGVDEKEALKIIERTDTERLDYFRRFYDTGWLTPSTYDLCISTDRISPGQAADIILQFASLPRLSFS from the coding sequence ATGTCGACACGCGTCGTTTCTATCTCGCGGCAGGTTGGGACTGCGGGCGAAGAGGTCGCGCAGGCAGTTGCCAGCCGCCTGGGCTTCCGATATGTCGACTACCAGGTCATCCAGGAAGCGGCGGCTGAGGCTGGCGTCTCACCGGAGACCGTCTCTGAGGCGGAACACAGCCCCTCCCTCCTCACGCGCATCCTCGAGGCGCTCGCCCGCAACCCGGCGATGCCTGCCGCCGGCTGGGCTGACCCGGTTCCGCTGGCCACGAGCCCGCTCTACACCTCCGCAGACTACCGCCGCTTCCTGGAGGACGTGATTCGCGACCTCGCCGAGCGCGGCAGCTGCGTGATCGTCGGCCACGCTGCGCAGGTCATCCTTCGCGAACGGCCAGATACCGTCAGGGTCCTGGTGACGGGCTCGCCCAAATTCCGCGCACGGCGCATCATGGCGGGCATGGGCGTCGACGAAAAGGAGGCGCTCAAAATCATCGAAAGGACCGATACTGAGCGGCTCGACTACTTCCGCCGCTTCTACGACACGGGATGGTTGACTCCGAGCACCTACGACCTCTGCATCAGCACCGACCGCATCTCGCCGGGGCAGGCAGCCGACATCATCTTGCAGTTTGCCTCGCTGCCGCGATTGTCATTTTCCTGA